A genomic window from Leishmania mexicana MHOM/GT/2001/U1103 complete genome, chromosome 14 includes:
- a CDS encoding inositol polyphosphate kinase-like protein,putative: MHKSLSQSAFSAIFEHVSAEEQRSSRQGTVNTSFNHRPQQQPPLRPMSGQALDTTEVVALCDRAESKSTTSQAEEPLMPLLRDMNDDSTDGLKLYNSSDELDGYCSSCERSLPDDSASSSSEHASSATLPTGVAAALRKDTCHKPHSRHHRHHYRGRGSLIRSAARDEERQRLVAMSLDESTATAQAAKEHLMQSTDSVTTTTPSTVVSAPAVAVTGGAAREGPFKGIRTPYPKSITATTSTKTSLAMISAALNVESRTAEAAKRSNSQNPCSKPVNAVGDTRNAVLLHVQVPVLTRDEGSDESAGAPRSSTASRLSPLPSKHSDTVEASTDSAAGGQCIEGASPTFSPAGTLSLVGAVAITSNGSNKGSNSSAVGAGDVLQVTPCGATAHPPVDEAACVAPVAVGLMKSSTVNVDDGFATRTAAPAASDPLQEAVQGPSAEPKPEKMLSISPAGAAAAETTGVATEPSPVAGVATLTSTNAKIPLGDTTAETSAKHLQTPSGSPTCVDLSSSSSVGGHHLSVTEGNVFLKQSGSRREEAFYNMIQPYQEALVREAVRQAPHTVQHWSHHHAGTPCAGVQQGAASVAASPSSKAEDLSPLRTSASPTRRENDSDSVVADPDDVAAMCDARWKAYQQYEAEGMSNLNILASEQLAEKNARRECQRGGGGGSDCGSPVYGNPSSPTSLCQVDKDLVELAARLWWTVRFRHFYRTSASAYEVQRQAAEAAALSPLSPLATSPAATTCDSGGAVVTYSLSTTPASQQPHHARYDSLETVSPRLQSSPMSPSIIEQAKTEHRGEVAAVLAPSVSGTATPCMVGSFTASPLDGLTSSASAVERQYAMQKHRALQLLAAFVPRYHGTRRLFARDVLRCESEGHSAAASTAQASEEHPGKQQIVVDADNDDDEDNNSGDKKICRMIMLEYVCYRFRHPCVMDIKMGSRQYGLHPSAEKKRSKERKARLSTSARYGIRLSGYRRWNADEERYNCRSKLQCRCLSLNEVKSEMSTFLLHSRQMEQVFRRQLQRLRVAFSQQTIFRFYTSSLLFVYDADDPLKTARVTMVDFAYTYESKELLQDGDPDAHFDYDVGYLKAIDTLLSLLA; encoded by the coding sequence ATGCACAAGTCTTTATCGCAGTCAGCCTTCAGCGCCATTTTCGAGCACGTGTCtgccgaggagcagcgctCTAGTCGTCAGGGCACCGTTAACACTAGCTTTAACCACCgtccgcaacagcagccaccTCTGCGACCCATGTCCGGACAGGCGCTAGACACCACCGAGGTCGTCGCACTGTGCGACCGCGCCGAGAGCAAGTCCACTACCTCTCAGGCGGAAGAGCcgctgatgccgctgctgcgtgacATGAACGACGATTCGACGGATGGGCTGAAGCTGTACAACAGCAGCGATGAGCTGGACGGCTACTGCAGCTCATGTGAAAGATCCCTGCCGGAcgacagcgccagcagcagtagTGAACACGCCTCTagcgcgacgctgccgacagGCGTTGCGGCGGCTCTGCGCAAGGACACTTGTCACAAGCCCCACagccgccaccatcgccatcacTATCGCGGTCGTGGATCACTAAtacgcagcgctgcccgTGATGAGGAGCGACAGCGGCTGGTGGCCATGAGCCTCGACGAGTCGACCGcaacggcgcaggcggcgaaAGAGCATCTCATGCAGTCAACGGACTCTGTTACGACGACCACACCATCGACGGTCGTctcagcgccggcggtggctgtGACAGGGGGCGCAGCGCGCGAAGGTCCTTTCAAGGGGATTCGCACACCCTATCCAAAGTCTATCACCGCGACCACAAGCACGAAGACGTCGCTGGCGATGATCTCAGCGGCGCTGAACGTCGAGAGCCGCACCGCCGAGGCTGCCAAGCGAAGCAACAGCCAAAATCCCTGCTCCAAGCCAGTGAATGCGGTGGGCGACACGCGTaatgcggtgctgctgcacgtgcagGTGCCAGTCTTGACACGTGACGAAGGAAGCGACGAGTCGGCAGGGGCGCCGCGCTCCTCGACAGCGTCGCGGCTATCTCCTTTGCCCAGCAAACACAGCGACACTGTCGAGGCGTCGACAGACAGCGCTGCAGGGGGCCAGTGCATTGAGGGGGCGTCGCCCACTTTTTCTCCCGCTGGTACGCTAAGCCTGGTGGGCGCTGTGGCCATCACCAGCAATGGTAGCAACAAGGGAAGTAATAGCAGCGCCGTTGGCGCCGGAGACGTACTGCAAGTGACACCATGCGGTGCGACCGCTCATCCACCCGTCGACGAGGCAGCATGTGTCGCACCCGTTGCGGTGGGTCTGATGAAGAGCAGCACGGTGAACGTCGACGACGGGTTTgccacgcgcaccgccgcccccgccgcctccgacCCGCTGCAGGAAGCCGTCCAAGGGCCCTCTGCAGAACCTAAGCCCGAAAAGATGCTTTCCATCTCACCGGCAGGTGCGGCCGCGGCAGAGACCACAGGCGTCGCCACAGAGCCATCACCTGTTGCCGGCGTCGCCACATTGACGTCAACGAACGCGAAAATCCCGCTAGGCGATACAACAGCCGAGACCTCTGCCAAGCACCTGCAGACCCCCTCCGGCTCTCCGACGTGCGTCGACCTCTCTAGCTCCTCATCGGtcggcggccaccacctctctGTAACGGAGGGGAACGTCTTCCTGAAGCAGTCCGGCTCGCGCCGCGAGGAGGCCTTCTACAACATGATACAGCCTTACCAGGAGGCGCTCGTGCGGGAAGCGGTGCGGCAGGCGCCGCACACGGTTCAGCATTggagccaccaccacgcagGCACACCGTGTGCGGGAGTTCAACAAGGCGcggcctccgtcgccgcctccccctcctctaaAGCGGAGGACCTCTCGCCActgcgcaccagcgccagcccCACGCGGAGAGAGaacgacagcgacagcgtcgtGGCCGACCCGGACGATGTGGCTGCCATGTGCGACGCAAGGTGGAAAGCCTACCAGCAGTACGAGGCGGAGGGCATGTCCAACCTGAACATTCTCGCCTCCGAACAGCTGGCGGAAAAAAATGCGAGGCGTGAGTGccagcgaggcggtggcggaggcagtgACTGCGGTAGCCCGGTATACGGCAACCCGTCATCGCCAACGTCGCTGTGCCAGGTGGACAAAGACCTCGTCGAGTTGGCCGCCCGACTGTGGTGGACGGTGCGCTTCCGTCACTTCTACCGCACTTCAGCCTCTGCCTACGAGGTacagcggcaggcggccgaggcggcagctCTGTCGCCACTGTCACCGTTGGCCACGTCACCCGCGGCCACCACCTGTGACAGTGGTGGTGCAGTCGTCACCTATTCGCTAAGCACCACGccagcgtcgcagcagcctcaTCATGCGCGGTACGACTCCCTTGAAACTGTGTCACCGCGACTCCAATCGTCGCCGATGAGCCCATCCATAATCGAGCAGGCAAAGACTGAGCACAGAGGTGAAgtagcggcggtgctggcccCCAGCGTGAGCGGTACCGCCACGCCATGCATGGTCGGCTCCTTTaccgcctcgccgctggACGGGctcaccagcagcgccagcgccgtggAGCGGCAATACGCCATGCAGAAGCACCGTGCGCTGCAGTTGCTCGCCGCCTTCGTGCCCCGTTACCACGGCACACGCCGACTCTTTGCCCGTGACGTGCTCCGCTGCGAGAGTGAGGGGCAttccgcagcggcgtcgacggcgcaggCGAGCGAAGAGCACCCGGGAAAGCAGCAGATCGTTGTGGATGcagacaacgacgacgacgaggacaacaacagcggcgacaAGAAGATCTGCCGCATGATCATGCTCGAATATGTGTGCTACCGCTTCCGTCATCCGTGCGTCATGGACATCAAGATGGGCAGCCGCCAGTACGGCCTGCACCCCTCCGCGGAGAAGAAGCGGAGCAAGGAGCGCAAGGCGAGGCTGTCCACGTCGGCGCGGTACGGCATCCGCCTCTCTGGGTACCGCCGGTGGAACGCAGATGAGGAGCGGTACAACTGCCGCAGCAAActgcagtgccgctgcctcaGCCTCAACGAGGTGAAGAGCGAGATGTCGACCTTtctgctccacagccgccagATGGAGCAGGTGTtccgccggcagctgcagcggctgcgcgtcgCCTTCAGTCAGCAGACCATTTTCCGCTTCTACACTTCCTCGTTGCTCTTTGTGTACGACGCCGATGATCCTCTGAAGACGGCGCGGGTGACGATGGTAGACTTTGCGTACACGTACGAGtcgaaggagctgctgcaggacgGCGATCCCGATGCCCACTTCGACTATGATGTCGGGTACTTGAAGGCGATTGacaccctcctctccctgctGGCGTAG